A single region of the Theileria annulata chromosome 4, complete sequence, *** SEQUENCING IN PROGRESS *** genome encodes:
- a CDS encoding uncharacterized protein (Tap349h10.p1c.cand.38 - score = 25.09) produces MISVFNLEEICLETPKRFKGQKEDSILIVTGTIDDPIYISTDNSNTNTPTNSPLNGINLPLNGIAPTLNGTNLPLNGIAQPLNGTNLPLNGTNLPLNGTNLPLNGTNLPLNGIAQPLNGTNLPLNGTADTPTHVTISPTGPNLTNTPKNSTYNTIPTTPKPHTPTHTTKPTPTTKPHTTVTPKPTHTPNPIVTPIKKNIYKQEYKHKFLLKLRKKQYENNFDLGLYFLVRFGGPRSSMGTSILMDDELLECSELSKFRNNRDLNEWFDFQYKSLYKNLRKRMDFNNLSVSQVNKRLSRELPRKRWFTREKLYNKTIEQENWNPFSIFGSIPYVSLNDVFNLESSKNYIIGTLKDFLITSSVTVLGHTATNSTEVTGTSANLTKGISTSTNNLTTSTTNTTTMGKGANDTFSTKGKGANSVGMECTSEKNTNEIAAVTKFGESNTFTEGVRTKGSKVTNTRGSGTNTKETPLGGAVGASTVTEEKILYNYLNEKWKNESKKITNWNNDPLLTTEVLWYINATNKYLDKSQNVCILQKCYCVTPDPNIRFNWNDPRCSIWRNYDGPRPSMGEILTKSNYKYNLEKYNNFKNKLHNSIPTQDDHIKLQYYYNYFNLNHYSHS; encoded by the coding sequence ATGATTTCtgtatttaatttagaaGAAATTTGTTTAGAAACGCCTAAACGTTTTAAAGGTCAAAAAGAAgattcaatattaattgttaCTGGTACTATTGATGATCCTATTTATATCTCCACTGATAATTCCAATACTAATACTCCAACCAATTCACCTCTAAACGGTATTAATTTACCCCTAAACGGTATAGCTCCTACTCTAAATGGTACTAATTTACCCCTAAACGGTATAGCTCAACCTCTAAATGGTACTAATTTACCCTTAAATGGTACTAATTTACCCTTAAATGGTACTAATTTACCCTTAAATGGTACTAATTTACCTCTAAATGGTATAGCTCAACCTTTAAATGGTACTAATTTACCCTTAAATGGTACAGCTGATACTCCTACACATGTTACAATTTCACCTACAGGACCAAATTTAACCAATACACCTAAAAACTCTACTTACAATACAATTCCTACTACTCCTAAACCTCATACACCTACTCACACTACTAAACCTACTCCTACTACTAAACCTCATACTACTGTTACTCCTAAACCCACTCATACTCCTAATCCTATTGTCACAccaattaaaaaaaatatatataaacaagAATATAAgcataaatttttattaaaattaagaaagAAACAGTATgagaataattttgatttgGGACTTTATTTTCTGGTTCGATTTGGTGGTCCAAGATCCTCAATGGGTACATCAATTTTAATGGATGATGAGTTATTGGAATGTTCCGAGTTAtcaaaatttagaaataatCGAGACTTGAATGAGTGGTTTGATTTTCAATATAAAAGtttatacaaaaatttGAGGAAACGTAtggattttaataatttatctgTTTCTCAAGTCAATAAACGACTTTCTAGAGAACTTCCAAGAAAACGTTGGTTCACACgtgaaaaattatataataaaactatTGAACAGGAAAATTGGAATCCTTTTTCTATCTTTGGTTCCATTCCTTATGTTAGTCTTAATGATGTTTTTAATCTTGAATcttctaaaaattatattataggTACACTTAAAGATTTTCTTATTACAtcctccgttacggtgcttggtcacacGGCCACTAATAGTACTGAGGTTACTGGTACTAGTGCTAACCTTACCAAAGGTATcagtactagtactaataaCCTAACTACcagtactactaatactactactatgggaaagggagctaatgaCACTTTTAGTACtaagggaaagggagctaattctgtgggtatggagtgtactagtgagaaaaatactaatgaaattgctgcTGTAACTAAATTTGGGGAGTCGAATACTTTTACTGAGGGAGTTCGTACTAAGGGCAGTAAGGTTACTAATACTAGGGGATCtggtactaatactaaggaaaCCCCTTTAGGGGGTGccgttggagcaagcaccgtaactgaggagaaaattttatataattatttaaatgaaaaatggaaaaatgaatcaaaaaaaataacaaattgGAATAATGATCCATTATTAACAACAGAAGTATTATGGTATATAAATGcaacaaataaatatttggaTAAATCGCAAAATGTATgtatattacaaaaatGTTATTGTGTAACACCAGATCCAAATATAAGATTCAATTGGAATGATCCAAGATGTTCAATATGGAGAAATTATGATGGACCAAGACCATCAATGGGTGAAATCTTAACcaaatcaaattataaatataatctagaaaaatataataatttcaaaaataaattacataattCCATTCCAACACAAGATGATCATATCaaattacaatattattataattatttcaatcTTAATCATTATTCACATTCTTAA
- a CDS encoding uncharacterized protein (Tap349h10.p1c.C.cand.190 - score = 25.65;~3 probable transmembrane helices predicted for TA09320 by TMHMM2.0 at aa 221-240, 253-271 and 276-295;~Signal peptide predicted for TA09320 by SignalP 2.0 HMM (Signal peptide probability 0.946, signal anchor probability 0.000) with cleavage site probability 0.686 between residues 13 and 14) has product MKLLLFIIVFVDCKYLINPILTSLKSKDLPEDATLDYAYMTKNRTTKPQIEHEPVESVDTETKESEIREPGIGKHNSEELENLVKGNLATNNAQSGTFGENSGNMSNNTNSNNTTTNNYHTEKGFKDDIPVGTMQTTPNIKNTTDTSNHKGDTSTFVTNNFYNPSKNDNNITIGGELEYEYLWKRIYDIDEKLSELNPINLNPNNLNPLKRKGIVFSLNRLILLFSNLFIIFGFFFLLGSNKFFIFFSKRRKGTGFYLIGVSLIVIPIYELNNKFGIYIQLFGIILQLFGCYYLFHEFLPNLISYLKLTPLNTLFKINFINKLFNFLTLKQLPT; this is encoded by the exons atgaaattattattatttattattgtatttgttgattgtaaatatttaattaatccTATTCTTACAAGTCTTAAGAGTAAAGATTTACCAGAAGATGCTACTCTAGATTATGCTTACATGACTAAAAATAGAACTACTAAACCACAAATAGAACATGAACCAGTGGAATCAGTGGATACTGAGACTAAAGAATCTGAAATTAGGGAACCTGGAATTGGTAAACATAATTCAGaagaattagaaaatttggTTAAAGGAAATTTAGCTACAAATAATGCACAAAGTGGTACATTTGGTGAAAATAGTGGTAATATGagtaataatacaaattcaaataatactacaacaaataattatcataCTGAAAAAGGTTTTAAAGATGATATACCAGTAGGAACAATGcaa acTACAccaaatattaaaaatactacag aTACATCAAATCATAAAGGAGATACATCAACATTtgtaacaaataatttttataatc catcaaaaaatgataataatataacaattGGTGGTGAATTGgaatatgaatatttatgGAAACGTATTTATGATAttgatgaaaaattatcagaattaaatccaattaatttgaatccaaataatttgaatccattaaaaagaaaag gtattgttttttctttaaatcgtttaattttattattttctaatttgtttattatttttggaTTTTTTTTCTTACTTGGttctaataaattttttatattcttttctAAAAGAAGAAAAGGTACTGGATTTTATCTTATTGGTGTATCATTAATTGTTATTCCTatttatgaattaaataataaattcggtatttatatacaattatttggtatcattttacaattatttgGATGTTATTACTTATTTCATGAATTCTTACCCAATCTCATTAGTTATCTTAAACTCACACCACTCAATAcactttttaaaatcaatttcattaataaattattcaattttcTAACACTTAAACAATTACCAACGTAg